A region from the Linepithema humile isolate Giens D197 chromosome 1, Lhum_UNIL_v1.0, whole genome shotgun sequence genome encodes:
- the LOC105679745 gene encoding uncharacterized protein, with translation MRYNMDADIITAILNSDTENAAQSENCKDMSRETLLCSQSDVILNTLCTSLSNLLCYKVSKEAYQRYSVRFLIIDILRKWCRTTNNFDHLQIFTSKENSLKFVSILLDKHLNDDVLNECYSQDALISLTIAIMHLSVENLLLMPYVDRLLLKILQLEVNDKIEKLLHNALHSNFHLQLSTKEKIYVSQKFKLIEEPLLNSLMCTLPDLTKENCVDSQKSEEERLNQLLEFSTESACVFQLIFNFLKELLVQLQYAPAVLHFIDVILKRVSLFCENRNRDVLDLYPKKLHSSIILLRIKPEYHTVQTRDYTLNILNQIFSENKDTLLILISHFSEWLEDFANYVANNAQS, from the exons atgaGATATAATATGGATGCGGATATAATAACAGCAATATTAAACAGCGATACAGAAAATGCTGCTCAGTCTGAGAATTGTAAAGATATGTCAAGGGAAACTTTGCTTTGTTCACAATCTGATGTGATATTGAACACTCTATGTACATCACTGAGTAACCTTTTATGTTACAAAGTATCCAAGGAAGCTTATCAACGCTATTCGGTTCGATTTTTGATAATA gACATCTTGCGAAAATGGTGCAGAACAACAAACAATTTTGatcatttacaaatatttacttcTAAGGAAAATAGCTTAAAGTTTGTAAGTATTCTTTTAGACAAACATCTCAATGATGATGTTTTGAATGAATGCTATTCTCAAGATGCCTTAATATCCTTAACTATTGCTATAATGCACTTGTCAGTTGAAAATCTGCTCTTGATGCCTTATGTGGATagattacttttaaaaattttacaactagaagtaaatgataaaattgaaaaattattacataatgctTTACATTCAAATTTTCACCTTCAATTATCCACAAAGGAAAAGATATAtgtttcacaaaaatttaaattaatagagGAACCCTTGCTCAACAGTTTAATGTGCACGCTTCCAGATTTGACAAAAGAGAATTGTGTAGATAGTCAAAAAAGTGAGGAAGAGAGACTGAATCAACTATTAGAATTTAGCACTGAGTCTGCATgtgtttttcaattaatattcaattttttgaaagaattattaGTTCAGCTGCAGTATGCTCCTGCAGTTCTGCATTTCATAGATGTGATATTAAAGCGAGTATCTCTCTTTTGTGAAAATCGGAATAGAGACGTATTAGATCTTTATCCCAAAAAATTGCATTCTTCTATAATCTTATTACGGATAAAACCAGAATATCATACAGTTCAGACACGAGATTATACATTGaacattttaaatcaaatcTTTAGTGAGAATAAagatactttattaattttaatatctcacTTTTCCGAGTGGCTAGaagattttgcaaattatgtcGCTAATAATGCACAAAGTTGA